One Brachybacterium kimchii genomic window carries:
- a CDS encoding 3-oxoacyl-ACP reductase codes for MTDAYTRFTRSPLGRPLVKRTGLPNPPRLPRHADRPQPVLGPVVVLGASPGADEVAALLLDWGADVRRRFEETSTVGSVVVVLDDLAKPADLGTTVLPLAGAMRSLLPGSRVVTISRPPTGEDLARDAVRGGVEGFVRTLGHEMRKGGTANGIQVADGVPLTAPGVVSTLRFLLSARSAFVDGQIVGVARQDGALPEDWERPLAGRTALVTGAARGIGAAISRTLAGLGAELVLLDVPASGSELSGVANELRATPLQLDVTSAQAGDRVIAFLRERGIVLDVLVLNAGITRDKMFANMTADRWDAVIAVNISSQIALAEALLSSDEPVVGSDLRVVSLASTSGIAGNRGQANYATSKAGVMAFVDALARRLGERGTANAVAPGFIETDMTAKIPPLQREIARRANSLQQGGLPLDVAETIGFLASPGAGGVRGQTVRVCGQNLVGR; via the coding sequence ATGACCGACGCCTACACCCGATTCACCCGCTCCCCCCTGGGGCGACCGCTCGTCAAGCGGACGGGCCTGCCGAACCCGCCGCGCCTCCCGCGCCACGCCGATCGACCGCAGCCGGTCCTCGGTCCCGTCGTCGTCCTCGGCGCCTCGCCCGGGGCCGACGAGGTCGCGGCTCTGCTCCTGGACTGGGGCGCCGACGTGCGTCGACGCTTCGAGGAGACCTCGACCGTCGGCTCCGTGGTCGTGGTGCTCGACGACCTGGCGAAGCCCGCCGACCTCGGCACGACCGTGCTGCCCCTGGCGGGCGCCATGCGCTCTCTGCTGCCCGGCTCGCGGGTGGTGACGATCTCGCGCCCGCCGACGGGCGAGGACCTCGCCCGGGATGCCGTGCGCGGCGGCGTCGAGGGGTTCGTGCGCACGCTCGGCCACGAGATGCGCAAGGGCGGCACCGCGAACGGCATCCAGGTCGCCGACGGGGTGCCGCTGACGGCCCCCGGAGTGGTGAGCACCCTGCGCTTCCTGCTCTCGGCCCGCAGCGCCTTCGTCGACGGGCAGATCGTCGGCGTCGCGCGCCAGGACGGCGCCCTCCCGGAGGACTGGGAACGACCCCTCGCGGGACGCACCGCGCTGGTCACCGGGGCCGCGCGCGGCATCGGCGCGGCCATCTCCCGCACCCTCGCCGGACTCGGCGCCGAGCTCGTGCTCCTGGACGTGCCCGCCTCCGGCAGCGAGCTGAGCGGTGTCGCGAACGAGCTGCGCGCGACCCCGCTGCAGCTCGACGTGACCTCGGCGCAGGCCGGCGACCGCGTCATCGCCTTCCTGCGCGAGCGCGGCATCGTGCTCGACGTGCTCGTGCTCAACGCGGGCATCACCCGCGACAAGATGTTCGCGAACATGACGGCGGACCGCTGGGACGCCGTGATCGCCGTCAACATCTCGAGCCAGATCGCCCTCGCCGAGGCGCTGCTGTCCAGCGACGAGCCCGTCGTCGGGTCCGATCTCCGGGTCGTCTCGCTGGCCTCGACGAGCGGCATCGCGGGCAATCGCGGACAGGCGAACTACGCGACCTCGAAGGCCGGCGTGATGGCCTTCGTCGACGCCCTCGCGCGCCGGCTCGGCGAGCGCGGGACCGCGAACGCCGTCGCGCCGGGCTTCATCGAGACCGACATGACCGCGAAGATCCCGCCGCTGCAGCGCGAGATCGCCCGGCGTGCGAACTCGCTGCAGCAGGGCGGCCTCCCGCTCGACGTGGCCGAGACCATCGGCTTCCTCGCCTCGCCCGGCGCGGGCGGCGTGCGCGGGCAGACCGTGCGCGTGTGCGGCCAGAACCTGGTGGGCCGATGA